In Leucobacter denitrificans, the genomic window GAGGGTGCTGGCCTCAGCTACCTTCCCTTCATCGTCAAGGCTGCCGTTGAGGCTCTGCAGAAGTTCCCGAAGGTCAACGCAACGCTCGATCTTGAGGCCGGTCTGATCCGCTACTCAGAGGCCGAGAACGTCGGTATCGCGGTTGATACCCCTCGCGGTCTTCTCGTTCCTGTGATCCACAACGCAGGCCCGCAGAGCATTACTGAGCTTGCGAAGAACATCGCCGATGTTGCCTCGCGCTCGAACGAGGGCAAGGTCACCGCTGGTGATCTCGCGGGCGGCACCTTCACCGTCACGAACTACGGTTCGGTTGGCACGCTCATGGACACGCCGATCATCAACCAGCCGCAGGTTGCGATCTTGGGTACCGGCGCGCTCGTGCGCCGCCCGGTCGTCGTGAAAGACGAGAGCGGCGCCGAGTCGATCGAGATTCGCGACATGATGTACCTCTCAATGAGCTACGACCACCGCCTCGTCGACGGAGCAGACGCGGCTCGCTTCTTGAGCTTTGTGAAGGCTCGCCTCGAAGCCGGCGAGTTCTCGCTCTAAGCTTTTCGCGGCAACGGTTCGTTACCGCCAGAGGGGCCGTGTTCAGTCAGTTCGCAAGTGTTGCGATTTCGCTGAGCACGGCCTCTGCCACAACTAGGCTTGACGTCACGTTCGCTTCATTGACAACGTTGCTCAAGCTGAAGTGGTAGTCGCCCGCCTCGCCAGACGCTGCAATCTCATGGGTGGTTTGTGTGGCGTGTGGATCGGCAATGAGCCGCACCCGCGCCGCCTCCCAGAGCCCTGTCGCGTCTGCAAGGGCTGAGGCAACGTTGAGCGATGCCGGAAATTTGGTGACGGCTTCTGCCACCGTGCCCGAGAACAACTCTTCTTGTGAGGTGAGCCCGCGCAGACGAGCAGCCTCTCCCTCAGTCATCCACTGCTGAATAAGACTGTCGGCCCGCTTCGTCGACGTGAGCGTAACCTGCGTCACACCGCCAGGGATTCCTCCCGGTCTGGCTGCGGCCCGCAAAATATCGAGGCCGCCAATCGCGCCACTCGACCGCCGCAATCGCCCCGGCCCAGCCGTAAGCGACGTGCGCATTTCAGGGTCGGCGAGCGCCCCGATTGACACGATGAGCAGGTCACGGCCCGCTTGCACGATCGTCGGCCCAAGTTCGGCTACCGATGCGATACCCGCACACTCAACGATGAGATCTGACTCGTCGATTGCGCGTTCGATATCTGACCCGAAATCTGTGACGTTCAGGCCCTCGAACTGCTCAGTTGTTCCGGGGCGCCTGGTCACAACTCCGGCGAGCGTCACACCCGCAATGTGGCCGCTCGCAAGCTCGCGGATCACCCGCGCCCCGATCGCGCCGGTGCCAATTACCGAAACCCTAAGGTCGCCTCGCCCGGGGCGGTCGACCAGACCGCTTCGCCGCGCAACCGAGAGTGCTTCTGTGATGATGGTGTCGAGGCGATGCGCGCCAGCGCCCCGTTCGGCCCACCGCCAAATGCCCGCGAACACCGCTGCCGCATAGGCCGCCCCGGTGATCTCGGCAACCAGCGGATCACCCGTCGTGTGAATGCGCTCCGTGATCAGCGCGGCAAGCTCGGCCTGGCGTTGCGCACGACCCGTTGCGAGCTCAAGCGTTACGCCCATCGCTTCGGCATTCGCAATCGCGAGCGCGAGTGTGTGGGGCGGGTTCTCCGCGAGATGGGCCGCCATCGGCGAGAGCCTGTGGGTCGTCGAAGCCTCAGCGAGAAAGGCGTCGAGTGCGAACCAAATTGTCGCGGCTTTGCCGTCGAAGTAGTTGAAAAATGTGGATCGGCTCACGCCCGCACGTCGGGTGATGTCGGCAACGGTCGTCGCGTCGTACCCCTGCTCGAGAAAGAGCTCGCATGCAGCCTCTGCGAGGGTGTCGCACGAGGAGGCCTGGGGTCTCCCCCGCGC contains:
- a CDS encoding 2-oxo acid dehydrogenase subunit E2, producing MSESTSTEDQSIYGTTEKVTRIRATIAKRMMESLQGSAQLTATVEVDLSAISAIRAKEKDAFRAREGAGLSYLPFIVKAAVEALQKFPKVNATLDLEAGLIRYSEAENVGIAVDTPRGLLVPVIHNAGPQSITELAKNIADVASRSNEGKVTAGDLAGGTFTVTNYGSVGTLMDTPIINQPQVAILGTGALVRRPVVVKDESGAESIEIRDMMYLSMSYDHRLVDGADAARFLSFVKARLEAGEFSL
- a CDS encoding aspartate dehydrogenase domain-containing protein, coding for MTSVARGRPQASSCDTLAEAACELFLEQGYDATTVADITRRAGVSRSTFFNYFDGKAATIWFALDAFLAEASTTHRLSPMAAHLAENPPHTLALAIANAEAMGVTLELATGRAQRQAELAALITERIHTTGDPLVAEITGAAYAAAVFAGIWRWAERGAGAHRLDTIITEALSVARRSGLVDRPGRGDLRVSVIGTGAIGARVIRELASGHIAGVTLAGVVTRRPGTTEQFEGLNVTDFGSDIERAIDESDLIVECAGIASVAELGPTIVQAGRDLLIVSIGALADPEMRTSLTAGPGRLRRSSGAIGGLDILRAAARPGGIPGGVTQVTLTSTKRADSLIQQWMTEGEAARLRGLTSQEELFSGTVAEAVTKFPASLNVASALADATGLWEAARVRLIADPHATQTTHEIAASGEAGDYHFSLSNVVNEANVTSSLVVAEAVLSEIATLAN